The Aequorivita sublithincola DSM 14238 genome window below encodes:
- a CDS encoding TIGR04282 family arsenosugar biosynthesis glycosyltransferase, whose amino-acid sequence MGLLSKKDTSDDNEMASDFHFPTSKKALIIFTRNPELGKVKTRLAKTVGDESALKIYKFLLKHTVELTKNLNVDKYVFYSENIHREDIWDADTFRKKLQSEGDLGEKMKNAFSEIFGMGYEKAIIIGSDMFDLNKNDLEVAFDSLQTNQFTIGPATDGGYYLLGMKELNSEIFQNKEWGTSSVLETTLKDLKDEKYVLLEERNDIDYFEDIKNVDEFQQFLPPYLDNNKKNDLRR is encoded by the coding sequence ATGGGCTTACTTTCTAAAAAAGACACAAGCGACGACAATGAAATGGCCTCCGATTTTCATTTTCCGACCTCAAAAAAAGCACTTATTATTTTCACTCGAAACCCTGAATTGGGGAAGGTGAAAACACGTTTGGCAAAAACAGTCGGCGATGAAAGTGCTTTAAAAATCTATAAATTTCTTCTGAAGCATACGGTTGAACTTACCAAAAACCTGAACGTCGATAAATATGTTTTTTATTCTGAAAACATCCATCGCGAAGATATTTGGGATGCAGATACTTTCAGAAAAAAGTTACAATCTGAAGGTGATCTAGGTGAAAAGATGAAGAATGCTTTTTCAGAAATCTTCGGAATGGGTTATGAAAAAGCAATCATTATTGGCAGTGATATGTTCGATTTGAATAAAAACGATTTAGAAGTTGCTTTTGATTCGTTACAAACTAACCAATTTACAATAGGTCCCGCAACGGATGGCGGCTATTACCTTTTAGGAATGAAAGAACTCAATTCAGAGATCTTTCAAAATAAAGAATGGGGTACAAGTAGCGTATTAGAAACTACTTTGAAGGATTTAAAAGACGAAAAATACGTTCTTCTAGAAGAGCGAAACGATATAGATTATTTCGAAGACATTAAAAACGTGGATGAATTTCAGCAATTTTTACCACCTTATTTGGATAACAATAAAAAAAATGACTTAAGACGGTAA
- a CDS encoding purine-nucleoside phosphorylase has translation MSITKYIEGAAEYLQQRGFENPEVGIILGTGLGKIIENVEIEAEVSYNHIPNFPTATVEFHKGKLIYGTLEGKKVIVMQGRFHVYEGYSLRDVTFPVRVMHLLGIKKLLVSNASGAINLNFKKGEIMLIDDHINLQGDSPLAFRGVEKMGERFVDMSAPYDVEMNKKLIQIASDENITLHKGVYASVVGPQLETRAEYRYLKIIGADAVGMSTVPEVIVANHLNLPVSAISVLTDECDPENLKPVNIADIIASAEKAEPAMITLFTELIKHL, from the coding sequence ATGAGCATTACAAAATACATTGAAGGAGCAGCAGAATATCTTCAACAACGCGGATTTGAAAATCCTGAAGTAGGAATTATTTTAGGAACAGGTCTTGGAAAAATAATTGAAAACGTTGAAATTGAAGCTGAAGTAAGCTACAATCACATTCCAAATTTTCCAACCGCCACGGTAGAATTTCATAAAGGAAAACTGATTTATGGTACTTTGGAAGGAAAAAAAGTAATTGTAATGCAGGGCCGTTTTCACGTTTATGAAGGCTATTCGTTGCGTGATGTTACTTTTCCTGTGCGCGTTATGCACCTTTTAGGCATAAAAAAGTTGTTAGTGAGCAACGCTTCTGGAGCAATAAATCTCAACTTCAAAAAAGGAGAAATTATGCTTATTGACGACCACATTAATTTGCAAGGCGACTCTCCCCTAGCCTTCCGTGGCGTTGAAAAAATGGGTGAACGTTTTGTGGATATGAGCGCACCCTATGACGTTGAAATGAATAAAAAATTAATTCAAATTGCTTCCGATGAAAACATAACCCTTCATAAAGGAGTTTACGCTAGCGTTGTTGGTCCACAACTGGAAACCCGCGCAGAATATAGATATTTAAAAATAATTGGCGCAGATGCCGTTGGTATGAGCACCGTGCCAGAGGTTATTGTTGCAAACCATTTAAACCTTCCAGTTTCGGCAATTTCGGTATTAACTGATGAATGTGACCCAGAAAATTTGAAACCTGTGAATATTGCTGATATTATTGCTTCTGCTGAAAAAGCTGAACCTGCCATGATAACTTTGTTTACTGAGTTGATTAAACATTTGTAA
- a CDS encoding sterol desaturase family protein has translation MEKYLEIFKNSYHGYFNYLWSEITSFHWENYFYGLIILSLLVWSLELLFPWRKNQKVFRKDFWLDTFYMFFNFFLLNLIVLIFLSNATEALFDDALAYIGLSIESFHLFDLNSLPFRMGLLIFFLVTDFVQWNTHRLLHRVPFLWNFHKLHHSVKEMGFAAHLRYHWMEPIVYKSLLYIPLAIIGGFDVEAVAIVHFTALAIGHLNHANIGWDYGRFKYVLNNPKMHIWHHAKVLPKNAQYGVNFGISLSLWDYLFRTDHIPHDGRDIALGFDGDENFPKNFVGQTLYPVKTKQRNVS, from the coding sequence TTGGAGAAATACCTCGAAATATTTAAAAATTCCTACCACGGCTACTTCAATTATTTGTGGAGCGAAATAACCAGTTTCCATTGGGAAAACTATTTCTATGGGTTGATTATTCTATCTCTTCTGGTTTGGAGTTTGGAACTTTTGTTTCCGTGGCGAAAAAATCAAAAAGTCTTTAGAAAGGATTTTTGGTTGGATACTTTTTATATGTTTTTCAACTTCTTTCTGTTGAATTTAATTGTCCTGATTTTTCTATCTAATGCAACTGAGGCACTTTTCGATGATGCTTTGGCCTATATTGGTTTGTCTATTGAAAGTTTTCATTTGTTTGATTTAAATTCACTTCCATTTCGAATGGGACTTTTAATCTTTTTTTTGGTTACTGATTTTGTGCAGTGGAATACTCACCGTTTACTTCACCGCGTTCCCTTTCTTTGGAATTTCCACAAACTCCACCATTCCGTAAAGGAAATGGGCTTTGCCGCTCACCTTCGTTACCATTGGATGGAACCTATAGTTTACAAATCATTACTTTATATTCCTCTTGCAATAATTGGAGGTTTTGATGTAGAAGCTGTTGCAATCGTTCATTTTACGGCACTAGCTATCGGTCATTTAAATCATGCAAATATTGGTTGGGACTACGGAAGGTTTAAATATGTATTGAACAACCCAAAAATGCACATCTGGCATCACGCCAAAGTTTTGCCAAAAAACGCACAATACGGCGTTAATTTTGGGATTAGTTTAAGCCTTTGGGACTACCTTTTCAGAACCGATCATATCCCGCACGACGGCAGAGACATTGCCTTGGGCTTCGATGGAGATGAAAATTTTCCGAAAAATTTTGTAGGCCAAACACTTTATCCTGTCAAAACCAAACAACGAAATGTTTCGTAA
- a CDS encoding DUF547 domain-containing protein, producing the protein MKTLFNIATVLLVAFSTQSCNLLSAAGVSSQGQPTKEVKMELTSTTANSAVNVDHSEWNSLLKKHVNSEGLVDYKGFKKDQAKLDGYLKMLSEKNPSNDWSVQELLAYYINIYNAATVKLIVENYPVKSIKDIDGNWTKGRVSIGSKELSLGGIENGILRKMNEPRIHFAINCASISCPKILNEAFTAAKINEQLDRATKEFINSDKNDISANSPKLSSVFDWYQKDFKMNGKQDVIGYINQYSKTKINMGATISYKDYNWNLNEQK; encoded by the coding sequence ATGAAAACCTTATTCAATATTGCCACAGTCCTTTTAGTGGCTTTTAGTACGCAAAGTTGCAACCTTCTTTCTGCCGCAGGCGTGAGCAGTCAAGGGCAACCTACAAAAGAAGTGAAAATGGAACTTACTTCTACAACCGCAAATTCCGCAGTAAATGTAGACCATTCTGAATGGAACTCTTTATTAAAAAAACACGTAAATAGTGAAGGTCTAGTTGACTATAAAGGGTTTAAAAAAGACCAAGCCAAACTGGATGGGTATCTAAAAATGCTTTCGGAAAAAAATCCTTCAAACGATTGGAGTGTGCAAGAATTATTAGCTTATTACATTAATATATACAATGCAGCAACGGTAAAATTGATCGTGGAGAATTATCCTGTAAAAAGCATCAAAGATATTGACGGTAATTGGACGAAAGGTCGCGTTTCTATTGGAAGCAAAGAATTGTCTTTAGGCGGAATTGAAAACGGAATCCTTCGAAAAATGAATGAACCGCGCATTCACTTCGCCATAAATTGTGCTTCAATTTCTTGTCCAAAAATATTGAATGAAGCTTTTACAGCAGCCAAAATTAACGAACAATTGGATCGCGCTACTAAGGAATTTATCAATAGTGATAAAAACGATATTTCTGCCAACAGCCCAAAGCTATCCTCAGTTTTTGATTGGTATCAAAAAGATTTTAAGATGAACGGAAAACAGGATGTAATTGGTTACATCAATCAATATTCCAAAACCAAAATCAATATGGGAGCTACAATTTCATACAAAGATTATAACTGGAATTTGAACGAACAGAAATAA
- a CDS encoding TIGR04283 family arsenosugar biosynthesis glycosyltransferase, with translation MLSIIIPVLNEAETIEKLLSHLSENLSGKNSAEIILVDGGSTDNTKELITDFAKSASSPVRFLKPDRAFSIQVISSEKGRAKQMNKGATEASGEILYFLHADSFPPKNFDSYIISEVEKGNPAGCFRMKFDHTHWWLQLAGWLTQFSWRASRGGDQSQFITKQLFNEIGGFDETFIIYEDNILINELYERKKFVVIQQWLTTSARLYKQKGIWTLQYHFLIIYVKKWFGADADELYNYYLNHIKISKKETSHKVSSRKALSEKQV, from the coding sequence ATGCTAAGTATCATCATCCCGGTTTTAAACGAAGCCGAAACCATTGAAAAATTATTGAGTCATCTTTCTGAAAATCTTTCGGGAAAGAACAGTGCAGAAATTATTTTGGTGGATGGTGGAAGCACAGATAACACAAAGGAACTCATTACAGATTTTGCGAAAAGCGCATCTAGCCCCGTCAGGTTTTTAAAACCAGACAGGGCTTTTTCCATTCAAGTTATTTCTTCAGAAAAAGGACGCGCAAAACAGATGAATAAAGGTGCAACTGAAGCTTCTGGCGAAATACTTTACTTTTTACACGCAGATTCATTTCCTCCGAAAAATTTCGACAGCTATATTATTTCTGAAGTTGAAAAAGGAAACCCGGCGGGATGTTTTAGAATGAAATTTGACCATACTCATTGGTGGCTTCAACTTGCGGGATGGCTCACGCAATTTAGCTGGCGAGCTTCCCGTGGAGGCGACCAAAGTCAGTTTATTACGAAACAACTCTTCAACGAAATTGGCGGTTTTGATGAAACTTTCATCATTTATGAAGACAATATTTTAATCAACGAACTTTACGAACGAAAGAAGTTTGTAGTGATCCAACAGTGGCTTACAACTTCCGCAAGGCTTTATAAGCAAAAAGGAATTTGGACATTGCAATATCATTTTTTGATTATTTATGTAAAAAAGTGGTTCGGGGCAGATGCTGATGAACTTTACAATTACTATTTGAATCACATAAAAATTTCAAAAAAGGAAACCTCTCATAAAGTATCATCAAGAAAGGCTTTATCAGAAAAACAGGTTTAG
- a CDS encoding glycoside hydrolase family 113: MNKMKLIRHSLVCIFLFPLLLGCVQKRDSSKVLASEKHENTIEESITLKINGVSFVASKDSILPQNILPLKEIHANYAAVMPFAFIKSLGHPEIIYNQQRQWFGETKQGAKQYINMLHKNNIQVMMKPQIWVWNGEFTGLLKMASENDWLELENSYRNFILDFAKVAEAENVELFCIGTELEKFIEHRPEYWRNLIVKIRMVYQGKLTYAANWDEYKRVPFWKDLDYIGVDAYFPISENKTPTVEESKKGWQRWKDEIKTFSEKENKKILFTEYGYRSVDFAGKEPWRSDREMTSLNLEAQANLLEGLYQSVWEEDWFAGGFLWKWFISHENVGGENDNQFTPQNKPAEAVVKKYYLQK; encoded by the coding sequence ATGAATAAAATGAAGTTAATTCGCCATTCTTTAGTCTGTATTTTTCTATTTCCTTTACTTTTAGGATGTGTCCAAAAGCGCGATTCTTCGAAGGTATTAGCCTCTGAAAAACACGAAAATACAATTGAAGAATCAATTACTTTAAAGATAAACGGCGTTAGTTTCGTAGCTTCCAAAGATTCTATTCTGCCCCAAAATATTCTTCCTTTAAAAGAAATTCACGCTAATTACGCCGCTGTTATGCCTTTCGCTTTCATAAAGAGCTTGGGACATCCTGAAATTATTTACAATCAACAACGGCAATGGTTCGGCGAAACGAAGCAAGGAGCGAAGCAATATATAAATATGCTTCACAAAAATAATATTCAGGTAATGATGAAACCACAAATTTGGGTCTGGAATGGCGAATTTACAGGGCTTTTGAAGATGGCTTCGGAAAATGATTGGCTTGAACTTGAAAATTCCTATAGAAATTTTATACTAGATTTTGCGAAAGTAGCCGAAGCAGAAAATGTAGAATTATTTTGCATCGGCACCGAACTTGAAAAATTTATAGAACATCGTCCGGAATATTGGCGAAATTTGATAGTTAAAATCAGAATGGTTTACCAAGGAAAACTTACTTATGCAGCAAATTGGGACGAATACAAACGCGTGCCGTTTTGGAAAGACTTGGATTATATTGGGGTCGATGCTTATTTTCCTATTTCAGAGAATAAAACTCCAACTGTTGAAGAATCTAAAAAAGGTTGGCAACGCTGGAAAGATGAAATAAAAACATTTTCAGAAAAGGAAAACAAAAAGATTCTTTTTACCGAATACGGCTATAGAAGCGTTGATTTCGCTGGAAAAGAACCTTGGAGAAGCGATCGAGAAATGACTTCATTAAATCTTGAAGCTCAAGCAAATTTACTGGAAGGTTTATACCAATCTGTTTGGGAAGAAGATTGGTTTGCCGGTGGCTTTCTTTGGAAATGGTTTATATCTCACGAAAATGTTGGTGGCGAAAATGATAATCAATTTACACCTCAAAACAAACCTGCGGAAGCGGTTGTGAAAAAGTATTATTTACAGAAATAA
- a CDS encoding NAD(P)/FAD-dependent oxidoreductase, with amino-acid sequence MEHIVIIGNGIAGITAARHIRKLSDKKITIISAETDHFFSRTALMYIYMGHMRWRDIEPYESWFWEKNRLELKKGFVERVDTDTKTLHFKEGGSINYNKLIIATGSTTNTFGWEGLELNGVQGLVSKQDLENLEKNAPNNKECPRAVIIGGGLIGVEMAEMLRTRNIEVTMLVREDAFWTNALPYGEAEMLSRHIKSHGVDLRHNSELDKILGDDNGNVRAVLTKDGEEIPCCVVGITTGVKPNISFLKNSKIETDKGILVNRKLETNIENVYAIGDCAQQHEPIGNRPPIEAVWYTGRMMGEALAQTICGKSFDYNPGNWFNSAKFFDIEYQTYGWVFSEQRRKDYEEQFHWKCSSDLRCITISYNKISNEFLGINTFGIRMKHEVFDSWLDEKRSVDYVIQNLKLANFDPEFFKKYEKEILSAYNRQNVTV; translated from the coding sequence ATGGAGCACATCGTCATTATTGGCAACGGAATTGCTGGCATTACTGCTGCAAGACACATCCGAAAACTTTCCGACAAAAAGATAACCATAATTTCCGCTGAAACAGATCATTTTTTCTCCCGAACCGCACTAATGTACATATATATGGGACATATGCGTTGGCGAGACATTGAACCTTACGAATCTTGGTTTTGGGAAAAAAACAGACTGGAACTGAAAAAAGGCTTTGTTGAAAGAGTTGATACGGATACTAAAACGCTTCATTTTAAAGAAGGTGGTTCTATTAATTACAACAAACTTATTATTGCCACGGGTTCCACCACCAATACTTTTGGCTGGGAAGGCCTAGAATTGAATGGCGTTCAAGGTCTGGTTTCTAAGCAGGATTTAGAAAATCTTGAAAAAAATGCTCCTAATAATAAAGAATGCCCACGAGCAGTAATTATTGGCGGCGGATTGATCGGCGTGGAAATGGCGGAAATGCTCCGAACCCGAAATATTGAAGTAACCATGCTCGTTCGCGAAGATGCTTTTTGGACCAATGCTTTACCTTATGGTGAAGCGGAAATGCTTTCACGACATATAAAATCTCACGGCGTTGATCTTCGTCATAATTCAGAACTCGATAAAATTTTAGGCGACGACAACGGAAATGTGAGAGCTGTTTTAACAAAAGACGGCGAAGAAATTCCGTGCTGTGTTGTGGGAATAACTACTGGCGTAAAGCCGAATATTTCCTTCTTGAAAAATTCAAAAATTGAAACCGATAAAGGTATTTTGGTAAACCGAAAGTTGGAAACCAATATTGAAAACGTTTATGCCATTGGCGATTGTGCACAACAGCACGAACCCATAGGCAATCGTCCGCCAATTGAAGCCGTTTGGTACACAGGGCGAATGATGGGCGAAGCCTTGGCGCAAACCATCTGCGGAAAATCTTTTGATTACAATCCAGGAAACTGGTTTAACAGTGCCAAGTTTTTTGATATTGAATATCAAACCTACGGTTGGGTTTTTTCTGAACAAAGACGTAAAGATTATGAAGAACAATTTCATTGGAAATGCAGCAGCGACCTGCGTTGTATTACAATTTCATACAATAAAATTTCAAATGAATTTCTGGGAATAAATACCTTCGGAATACGAATGAAACACGAAGTTTTTGATAGTTGGTTGGATGAAAAAAGAAGTGTGGATTATGTAATTCAAAACCTTAAACTAGCCAATTTTGATCCTGAGTTTTTTAAAAAATATGAAAAGGAGATTCTTTCAGCA